A region of the Myxococcus stipitatus DSM 14675 genome:
GCCCTGGGTCACCGCAACGCGCTGCACGGCTACGAGGGCGTGGTGCCCGAGTCCGTCGTGGTGGGCCAGCGGCTCAACGTGCTCAACATGGGCGGCGTCATCGGCAAGTGCACCTCGCACAACCCGGGCGTGGGCGTGCCCTTCGAGGCCGAGGTGCTGGGCCAGGTGCTGGAGTTCCCGGAGCTGATGTCGCGCGAGGGCCAGCCGGCGCACATCTCCTCGGGCGCGCTGAAGGGCGGCTCGACGCCGGTGAAGTGCCCCGTCGTCTACGTCGTGGGCACGTGCATGAACGCGGGCAAGACGTACGCGGCCAGCGCGATGGTGCGCAAGCTGGCGCAGGCGGGCTACCGCGTGGGCGGCGCGAAGCTGACGGGTGTGTCGCTGATGCGCGACACGCTGAGCATGCAGGACTCCGGCGCGGACGTGGTGATGGACTTCACGGACGCGGGCATCGTGTGCACGGGGCCTCGCACGGCGGCGCGCGTGGCGCGGGTGCTGTTCTCCGAGATGGCCGCGGCGGAGGTGGACGTCATCGTCGCGGAGACGGGTGACGGCATCATGGGCGAGTACGGCGTCCAGGCGATTCTCGCGGACCCGGAGCTCAAGGGCCTGGCGGGCGCGTGGGTGATGTGCGCGAACGACCCGGTGGGCGCCGCCGGCGGCGTGCGCCACCTGAAGGAGACGTACAGCATCGACGTGGACGTGCTCGCGGGTCCCGCCACGGACAACGCGGTGGGCGTGCGCTTCGTCGAGCAGGTGGTGGGAGTGCCCGCGCGCAACGCTCGCGCGGACGCGGCGGCACTGGGTGGTCTCATCCTGGAGAAGCTCGCGCCCAAGCTGGGTGCGGGGAGGAAGTCATGACGCGGGCGCATATCTACATCTTGGGAGCCTCCGGTTTCGGCGGCGGCGAGCTCTTGCGGATTCTCTCCGGCCACCCCGCCGTGGCGGGCATCCGCGTCGTGTCCCGGCACCACGCGGGCGCGCCCGTCCACAAGGTGCACCCGCACCTGCGCGGACTGGTGGACGCGACCTTCGAGGCGGAGCCGGACTGGCGCTGGCTGGCGGACTCGCAGCAGCCGGTGGTGTTCAGCGCGCTGGGGCACGGCGAGCTGGCCACGCAGTTCCTGGCGCTGGAGAAGAAGTGGGCCGAGGTCGGCCTCGCCGACAGGGTCCTGCTCGTGGACCTGTCCAGCGACTTCCGGCTGGACCACCCGGGCCGGTACGCGGGCGCCTACGGCAAGCCGCACCCCGCGCCAGACCTGCTGGGCACCTTCACGTACGGCCTCACCGAGTGGAAGCGCGAGGAACTCAAGGGCGCGCGTCGCATCGCGAACCCCGGCTGCTTCGCCACCGCGGTGCAGTTGGCGCTGCTGCCCATCGCGTCCACGCCGGGCCTGGGCCTGCTGGCCGTGTCGGGTGTCACGGGCTCCTCCGGCTCCGGCTCCCTGCCGGGCGAGGGCACGCACCACCCCACCCGCGCGCATGACTTCCGCGCGTACAAGCCGCTGGAGCACCAGCACGAGGCGGAGGTGGAGGTCATGCTGGTGGCGCACGGCGCCCAGCGTCACCGGCTGGCCTTCGTGCCGCACTCGGCGCCCATGGTGCGCGGCATCTTCGCCACCGTGCAGTTCGAGTGGCCCGAGCACGGCGGCGCGGTGGTGACGCAGTCGCTGACGGAGAAGTTCCGCCGCTATTATGAGGGCTCGAAGTTCGTCCGCATCGTCGAGGGCACGCCCCGCATCGCCGCCGTCACGGGCAGCAACTTCTGCGACATCTCCGTCGCGACGAAGGGCCGCTCCGTCGCCGTCATGGCCGCGCTGGACAACCTGGTGAAGGGCATGGCCGGCCAGGCGGTGCAGAACTTCAACGTGTCCCTGGGCCTGCCCGAGGACACCGGTCTGCGGCAGGCGGCCTGCTACCCGTAGGCCGATGAAGTCCCCCCGCTCCGGGGCCCATCCGGAGCGGGCTCGAGGGTGCTCTTCGTCAGGCTTCACCGTGCCTGGAAGTCGAGCACGAGAAGCACCCTCTGTTTCCAGGAACCGCGTGCGCGCTCGAGCGTGAGAATCCGCCGCCGACGCGTCAGACTCCTGGAATGCCCTCGTCCACGACGCCCTCGCGCCCCTCCCCTGCTGCCTGGAGAGGAAGGCGCGTCCTCGTGGATGAAAGGTCGCGCATGCCCATCGCGGAAGCCGCAGGTGGATGTCCTCGCGTCAGTCCTCTTCCCGTCACGCGCCCAGCCCGGACGGCCACCGTGAACCAGGGAGGGCGCTAGCCATGCCCTCCCGCGCACGCGCCGTCCTCTTCGGGCGCAACCCCTCGCAGTACGACACCTTCGACGTGGAAGCGGAGGCGGCGGAGTCCCTGGGCTTCGACACCTACCAGGTGGACCTGGCCGCGCTGCTCAACGGCAACACCGAGCACGCGCTCGAGGCCGTGCCGAAGCGCGGCGGGCTCCGACTGCTCTATCGCGGGTGGATGCTCACCGAGGAGGAGTACGCCACGCTCGACGAAGCCCTCTCCGAGCGAGGGCACCGGCTGATGACCTCGCCGGACCAATACGCAGCCGCGCTGTACCTGCCACTCTGGTACCCCAACCTCTCGCGCTACACCGCGCGCTCCGTCTGGACGGAGGGCACCGACGCGGACGAGGCCTGGAGGGCGGCGCAGGCGCTCGGCCCTTCTCCGTGGATTCTCAAGGACCACGTGAAGTCCGCGAAGGAGCGCTGGGAGGAGGCCTGCTTCGTTCCCGCCCAGGCCACGCGCGAGGACTTCGCGCGCATCTGCGCCAACCTCGTGGAGGAGCGAGGGGAGCGCTTCGAGCGGGGACTCGTCGTCCGCAAGTACCTGCCCCTCAAGGTCTACGGCCGCACACCCACCGGGCCCGCGCACCTGGAGTTCCGCCTCTTCTTCGGGCACGGGCGACTGCTCGCCGCCGAGCAGCACCACGAGTTCGACGTCGACACGCCGGACTTCTCCGCCTTCGAGCCCCTGGGCCGCCGCATCGACTCCCCCTTCTTCTCCCTCGACGTCGCGATGCTCGAGGACGGCGGGTGGGCCGTCATCGAGGTGAACGACGGAGGAGTCTCTGGGCTCCCTCCGGGACTGGACCCGCGCGTCCTCTTCGAGCCGCTGCTGGGAGGCTCGTCGGGCCTCAGTCGCTCACGGACATGAAATCAAGAGCGAAGTCAGGGCCGTGCAAGACGCCGTCGAGCTGTCGTTCTGGGGATTGGGGTCCGCTGGGTCGACTTGAGTCGTCGTCGCTGTCGCATCCAGCGGCCCCAGCGCCAGGACCCCATAGTATGCGGTGAACGACAGGCTCCTGGAGTCGCCCGGCGCCAGTTCGTACATCCCGCAGAGAACCTCCCGAGTCCCCACATCGAACGAACAATCGTCCGAAGAGGGGGTGACCAGCAGCACGGAAGCAGGAAGCGTGGTCTTCACCAGTGTGAGCCATGCATCGTTGGGCCCATCGTTCCGCACCGCCAACGTATAGAGCACGTTGCTCCCCAGGAGCGGCGCCTGCGCGCGCAACTGGACTCCGATGTCCGCTTGAGCCGGGACGTACAAGTCAAAGCCCGGCATGGGACCGCTGCGCAGAGTGCCGCCCCTCTCTCGGAAGGAGAACCCCGCCACCACACCGATTCGACTCCCCCTTGGCACGGAAGGCGACACGGTGAAGTACGCGGTGACGGTACGAGCCTCACCCAATGGAAGGTCCGGAGGCGCGGCGGAGATGCGATAGGAACCCGAGACCTGAGTGCAAGCCTCCACCGGCACACACCCCGTGAGCGTCAACGGAAGCGAGACGGGATAACTCGCATACGAAGCCACGAGCGGACTGTTGAAGATGTTCGTGAACGTATGGGTAAACGCCAGCGTCTGCCCCGGCTGGACCTCATCATCCGCGACGGCGATTCGTAACATGCTCGTCGAGTCGACGACGACGATCGGGCTGGCTGCCGCGGCCCCAGAGCTCCCGGGCCCCGCAGCGAAAACAACGGCAAACATCAGAACCCCCTGCCACACCCACTTCCCCCTGCCACTCATGGACGACTCCCTTCAATTGGAGGGTCGCCGCATAGAAGTCCTTCGACTGCTCAACAAGCCACTCCTCTTCCGCAACCGTCACCACTGAACACTCTCCACGCATGGGGCCGTTCGTGAATGGCTGCCTTCTCATGGGAGCGAGGGTGATGGCCGGCGACGCGCCACCTCGGTACGAATCGCCTCCCGCAAGTCCCAGGGTGCCGGGTAGTCAGGCACCCGCCCCGCTGTTTCCTGCCCACGGCTCCCGCCCCCACGCGCATCTGCGGTATACCGAGCCCAGAACGTTTGACGTCAAATCAGGCAAGGAACGATGCACTTCGAATTGGCCTTCGTCCTCATCTTCGCAGTCGCGACCGCGGTGGCCATCGCGGCGCGGTACTTCAAGATTCCCTACACGGTGGCCCTGGTGGTGGCGGGGCTGACGCTGGGCGCGGTGCGCGCCTTCGAGCCGCCGCATCTCACCAAGGAGTTGCTGTTCGCCATCATCCTCCCGGGCCTGCTCTTCGAGGCGGCGTTCCACGTCGAGTTCCGCAAGTTCTGGAAGAACAAGGTGGCCATCCACTCGATGGCCATCCCGGGTGTCGCCGCGTCGGCGGGGCTGACGGCGCTCATCCTCTCGCCCTGGGTGGAGGGGATGGATTCGGCGGAGGGCTTCGGGCTGATTCCGGCGCTGGTGTTCGCGGCGGTCATCGTCTCGACGGACCCCATCGCGGTGGTGGGCCTGTTCAAGTCGCTGGGCGCACCCAAGCGCCTGCTCATCCTCGTCGAGGGAGAGAGCCTGCTGAACGACGGCACCGCCGTGGTGCTCTTCACGCTGGTGGTGGCGGTGGCCACGGGCGGGCAGTTCACCTGGGGCGGTGCGGCCTTCAACTTCGTCAAGGTCGTGGGCATGGGCATGCTGGTGGGCAGCGTGGTGGGCTACATCGCCGCGCGCGTCATCCAGCGCGTGGACGACGCGATGGTGGAGATCACCTGCACGGTCATCGCGGCCTACGGCTCGTTCGTCATCGCGGAGAACTTCCACTACTCGGGCGTCATCGCGACGGTGGTGGCCGGCATGCTCTGCGGCAACTGGGCGACGCATGAGGGCATGAGCCCCACCACGCGCGTCGCGGTGGAGAGCTTCTGGGAGTACTGGTCCTTCGCGCTCAACTCGGTGGTGTTCCTCCTCATCGGCATGGAGGTGCAGCTGGGCTCGTTGCTCGCATCGTGGAAGCCCATCCTCGCGGCCTATGTGGCCGTGCTCGTGGGGCGCGCGGTGGTGGTGTACGGCATGTCCGCGCTCCTGCGGCTGACGTCCGAGCGACTGCCGTGGACCTGGAGCGCGGTGCTCACCTGGAGCGGCCTGCGCGGTGCCATCTCGATGGTGCTGGTGCTCAGCCTTCCCTCGGACTTCCCCCACCGGGAGCTCCTGGTGAACATGACGTTCGGCGTGGTGGTGCTGTCCATCATCATCCAGGGCCTCTCGATGGCGCCGCTGTTGCGCAAGCTGGGCATCACCGGGCTGAAGGATGCGTACCAGGAGCAGTACGAGCTCGCGCGAGGCCGCCTGGGCTCCATCCACGCCGCGCTCGCCGCGCTGGAGGGAATGCGCCGCTCCCGTGAGATTCCGGGGGACGTGCTGAACCAGCTCGAGAAGGACTATCAGGCGAAGGAGAGCGTGACGGAGAAGGAGCTCACGGAGCTCAAGCAGCAGTCGATGCGCTTCCACGAGGAGGAGCACCAGGAGGCGGTCCGCCGCATGCTCATCGTGGAGAAGGAGGCACTGCTCAAGTCCTACCAGTCCGCGACCATCGGCAAGGAAGCCTTCGAGCGGCTCACGGCGGAGCTGGACGAGCGCATCGCGCAAGCCGACGCGGCGGAGAACCACACGTCCGCGCCCGCGGTGCCTGCGAATCCCGCGGGCGCCACCGGAACCTGACGGCAGCGTCCGATGGGTGGGGAGGTTCGTCCTCTCCACCCACGGACAGACGGCCGGGCCTCAGGCCATCGGCCCTCCTGACAGTGTCGTCCGATGGGCGGAGAGCCCCGTCCGCTCCGCCCACGGACACGCTACCGAGACTCAGGCCGCTGGAGTCTTCGACGCGTCGGCGGCTTCGACGGGAGAGGGAGACGCGGCCTGCTCGGGCAGGTGGATGACCTGCCCGGCGCGCTCCTCCGTTGGCCCCGGTGCGCTCTCACGGGCCACCACGGGCGACGACGCATCCACCACGGGCGCGGGCGTCTCCGCCACGGACGACGCATCCACCACGGGCGCGGGCGTCTCCGCCACGGACGACGCATCCACCACGGGCGCGGGCGTCTCCGCCACGGACGACGCATCCGCCACAGACGCGGGCGTGGACGGCGCGGGTGACAACACGTCCGCGACAGGCGCGGGCGCCTCCACCACGGACGACGACGCATCCGCCACGGGCGCCCCCGCCGTGGCGGCACCCTGAGCCTCGCGCTGCTCCAGCCGCGCCCCACCCTGCTCGGCGGCGCGGAGGAACTCGTCGTATTCGGACTTCCGCTCCTCGGCCTTCGCCTGCGTCTGCACGGACTGTTGCGCGGCGGCGGCCCGACCCATCATCAGCGCCTTCGCGCTCACGACGATGCCGACGCCGAACGCGGCGACATTCAGCACGGAGCCCAGCCCGCCCATCCACAGGGAGTCCACGCCGCCCTGCACGAAGCCCAGCGCGATGACGAACACCGAGCCCGACACGGCCGCGCCACCCGCCGTGTGCCAGGGCTTGAGCTCCATCACCCGGCCCGCGCCGTAGCAGAGCAGCGGCAACACGCCGAGCAGCCACAGGTTCTCCAGCAGCACCGCCGCCAGAATCTTCAGGGGCATGAAAGGCAGTGCCTGCACGCGCAGGCTGAGTCGGAGCGTCAACGACACGCTGAGGGCCGAGCCCGCGACAAGCGCGATGAAACCCAGTCCCACGATGAACTGGAATCGGCGGATTCGGACGCGCAGCGGCTCGAGGACACTCGTCTTGGGGCTCACGGCCGCGAAGACTACCCCAGTTCAGCCCTCGTCCTCGTCTGCCTCGCCGCCACTCGTTCGAGGAGGCGGGCCATCCCCGTAGAAGACCTCCTCCATCACCAACCCCTGGGGCGGCGCGGTGGGGCCCGCCCGCTTCCTGTCCCCGGAGGCCAGCACCTCGGCGACCCATGCCTCCGGCCGCTTGCCCTTGCCCACGTCCACCAGCGTCCCGACGAGGTTGCGGACCATGTGCTTCAGGAAGGCCGTGCCCTCCACCACGAAGGCGATGGGCCCCCCGGGCTCCCCTTCGATGCGCAGGCTGCGCACCTCCCGGACCGCGTGCTTCGCCTGGCAGTCCGACGCCCGGAACGCGGAGAAGTCATGCCGCCCCACCAGGTGCACCGCCGCCCTCCGCATCGCCTCCACGTCGAGCGGGGTGAACACCTCCCAGTGCGTCGTCCGCAGCAGCGGAGACCGCGTCCGGCGATTGTTCACCCGGTAACGGTAACGCTTGCCCCGAGACCAGCGCCTCGGGTCGAACCCCTCGGGGGCCTCCTCCGCGCTCACCACCGCCACATCCGGGGGCAGGATGCCGTTGAGCCCCTGGACATACGCCTTCATCGGCAGCGTGCGTTCCGTGTCGAAGCAGATGACCTGCCCCGTCGCATGCACCCCCGAGTCCGTGCGCCCCGCGGAGCGGACAGCCACGGACGCTTCGCCGAGCAGCGTGCCCAGGGCCTCCTCCATGACCGCCTGGAGCGAGCGCCCATTGGCCTGCACCTGCCAGCCCACGTACCGCGTGCCCTCGTATTCGAGCGTCAGCTTCAACCGAGGCATGTCAGCGGTACTTCAGCCAGGACTCGAGGAGCTCCGCCACCATGCGCCCGGGCGGAACGTCGTTGCGACGCGCCACCGACTCCAGCGCCTCCAGCAGCTCCGCGGTGAGCGGCACGGCCAGCATGCGCGGCTCGGTGCGCTCGTCGGGCCCTCCCGGCGCCAGCGCGGCGATGCCCGGCGGGATGGTGAGGGGGGCGGTGATGGCGGGAGGGGGCTCGGCCACGACGGGCGGGCTCGCCGTCTCCATCGCGGTGGCGACCTCCGACAGCTCCAGCGCATCCTCCGCCGTCGGCGCGGTGGCGGCCCGAGACCTCGTCCTCCTCGTCTCCTCCTGGAGCTCCTCCTCGAAGAGCTGCTTGATGAAGTTGGCCAGGTGCAGCGGCGTGGGCGTGAAGTCGTACGCGTCCAGGAAGTCATCCAGGTCGCGCTGCATCTCCGCCGCCGTCTGGTAGCGCCGCTCGCGGTCGCGCTCCAGCGCCTTCATCAGGATGACTTCCACGCGCTCCGGCAGGAAGTACGAGGGCGCGTAGATCTTCCCCTCGGTGATGCTGCGCATCACGGCGACCTCGGACTCGCCGGTGAAGAGCTTGAAGCCCGTGAGCCACTCGTAGAGCACCACGCCCAGCGAGAACACGTCGCTGCGGCAGTCCAGCGCCTTGCCCAGACACTGCT
Encoded here:
- a CDS encoding ATP-grasp domain-containing protein, whose protein sequence is MPSRARAVLFGRNPSQYDTFDVEAEAAESLGFDTYQVDLAALLNGNTEHALEAVPKRGGLRLLYRGWMLTEEEYATLDEALSERGHRLMTSPDQYAAALYLPLWYPNLSRYTARSVWTEGTDADEAWRAAQALGPSPWILKDHVKSAKERWEEACFVPAQATREDFARICANLVEERGERFERGLVVRKYLPLKVYGRTPTGPAHLEFRLFFGHGRLLAAEQHHEFDVDTPDFSAFEPLGRRIDSPFFSLDVAMLEDGGWAVIEVNDGGVSGLPPGLDPRVLFEPLLGGSSGLSRSRT
- a CDS encoding DUF11 domain-containing protein codes for the protein MLRIAVADDEVQPGQTLAFTHTFTNIFNSPLVASYASYPVSLPLTLTGCVPVEACTQVSGSYRISAAPPDLPLGEARTVTAYFTVSPSVPRGSRIGVVAGFSFRERGGTLRSGPMPGFDLYVPAQADIGVQLRAQAPLLGSNVLYTLAVRNDGPNDAWLTLVKTTLPASVLLVTPSSDDCSFDVGTREVLCGMYELAPGDSRSLSFTAYYGVLALGPLDATATTTQVDPADPNPQNDSSTASCTALTSLLISCP
- the truA gene encoding tRNA pseudouridine(38-40) synthase TruA; this translates as MPRLKLTLEYEGTRYVGWQVQANGRSLQAVMEEALGTLLGEASVAVRSAGRTDSGVHATGQVICFDTERTLPMKAYVQGLNGILPPDVAVVSAEEAPEGFDPRRWSRGKRYRYRVNNRRTRSPLLRTTHWEVFTPLDVEAMRRAAVHLVGRHDFSAFRASDCQAKHAVREVRSLRIEGEPGGPIAFVVEGTAFLKHMVRNLVGTLVDVGKGKRPEAWVAEVLASGDRKRAGPTAPPQGLVMEEVFYGDGPPPRTSGGEADEDEG
- a CDS encoding Na+/H+ antiporter, which produces MHFELAFVLIFAVATAVAIAARYFKIPYTVALVVAGLTLGAVRAFEPPHLTKELLFAIILPGLLFEAAFHVEFRKFWKNKVAIHSMAIPGVAASAGLTALILSPWVEGMDSAEGFGLIPALVFAAVIVSTDPIAVVGLFKSLGAPKRLLILVEGESLLNDGTAVVLFTLVVAVATGGQFTWGGAAFNFVKVVGMGMLVGSVVGYIAARVIQRVDDAMVEITCTVIAAYGSFVIAENFHYSGVIATVVAGMLCGNWATHEGMSPTTRVAVESFWEYWSFALNSVVFLLIGMEVQLGSLLASWKPILAAYVAVLVGRAVVVYGMSALLRLTSERLPWTWSAVLTWSGLRGAISMVLVLSLPSDFPHRELLVNMTFGVVVLSIIIQGLSMAPLLRKLGITGLKDAYQEQYELARGRLGSIHAALAALEGMRRSREIPGDVLNQLEKDYQAKESVTEKELTELKQQSMRFHEEEHQEAVRRMLIVEKEALLKSYQSATIGKEAFERLTAELDERIAQADAAENHTSAPAVPANPAGATGT
- the argC gene encoding N-acetyl-gamma-glutamyl-phosphate reductase; this translates as MTRAHIYILGASGFGGGELLRILSGHPAVAGIRVVSRHHAGAPVHKVHPHLRGLVDATFEAEPDWRWLADSQQPVVFSALGHGELATQFLALEKKWAEVGLADRVLLVDLSSDFRLDHPGRYAGAYGKPHPAPDLLGTFTYGLTEWKREELKGARRIANPGCFATAVQLALLPIASTPGLGLLAVSGVTGSSGSGSLPGEGTHHPTRAHDFRAYKPLEHQHEAEVEVMLVAHGAQRHRLAFVPHSAPMVRGIFATVQFEWPEHGGAVVTQSLTEKFRRYYEGSKFVRIVEGTPRIAAVTGSNFCDISVATKGRSVAVMAALDNLVKGMAGQAVQNFNVSLGLPEDTGLRQAACYP
- a CDS encoding serine/threonine protein kinase, producing MSPVAPQQREAGRFGKYRLVDRIAVGGMAEIFLAQQEEEDGRESPVVIKRIRPHLSKHAAFVKMFLNEARLAAQLNHPNVVQIHDLGKIADSYFIAMEYVAGRDMRRVVPKAEALGIPFPLVYAMKIASCVCAGLHHAHTKVDLYDNPLNIVHRDVSPENIVVAFDGSVKILDFGIAKASNQVSQTRTGEVKGKLSYMSPEQCLGKALDCRSDVFSLGVVLYEWLTGFKLFTGESEVAVMRSITEGKIYAPSYFLPERVEVILMKALERDRERRYQTAAEMQRDLDDFLDAYDFTPTPLHLANFIKQLFEEELQEETRRTRSRAATAPTAEDALELSEVATAMETASPPVVAEPPPAITAPLTIPPGIAALAPGGPDERTEPRMLAVPLTAELLEALESVARRNDVPPGRMVAELLESWLKYR